The following are encoded in a window of Fimbriimonadia bacterium genomic DNA:
- a CDS encoding SIS domain-containing protein: protein MTTSEYLQAVSRQIAELDHGAVKDVADIVYQAYRAGRKFLLMGNGGSGATASHYANDFQKGLLLAGDKPFQCMALTDSMPIILAWANDTEYANIFEPQVRTWAGPDDVVMGISGSGNSENVIRGIRAANELGAITVGLCGYSGGKLKETARHVVWVQSNNMQVCEDLHGLILHAVYTDVMGRVSDKG from the coding sequence GATCGCGGAGTTGGATCACGGTGCCGTGAAGGACGTGGCGGACATCGTCTATCAGGCGTATCGTGCCGGCAGGAAGTTCCTGCTGATGGGTAATGGGGGTAGTGGTGCGACCGCTTCGCACTATGCCAACGACTTTCAGAAAGGGTTGCTGCTGGCGGGCGACAAGCCGTTTCAATGCATGGCGCTCACCGACTCGATGCCTATCATCCTCGCGTGGGCCAACGATACGGAGTATGCAAACATCTTCGAGCCACAAGTTCGCACGTGGGCTGGCCCTGACGATGTGGTGATGGGGATTAGTGGGAGCGGGAACTCGGAAAACGTGATTCGCGGTATCCGTGCAGCCAACGAACTGGGCGCGATCACCGTGGGTCTGTGTGGGTATTCCGGCGGGAAGCTGAAGGAAACGGCGCGGCACGTGGTGTGGGTACAGAGCAACAACATGCAGGTGTGCGAAGACCTGCACGGGTTGATTCTCCACGCGGTGTACACGGACGTGATGGGGAGGGTCTCCGACAAGGGGTAG